Proteins from a single region of Eremothecium gossypii ATCC 10895 chromosome VI, complete sequence:
- the SIP3 gene encoding Sip3p (Syntenic homolog of Saccharomyces cerevisiae YHR155W (YSP1) and YNL257C (SIP3)): MEKDGGTPPPRGEIKLLKLIPVLLKEASLDSPSFRATVNYFDLQLERTEKWIRTTSEITKGRYHNSLDEFKQVSLSLIDFILPEDTYLNHGTVEEQIYTPKLVSKCRDGIRDMFHGVLEVIQGNPELYLSILLDVVKSVIDPYKDAWKNFEYYQSKYDGMLAKYQGLQWTESTPHRIRDEALLLYDYYDGYLDAALQLVLVISDVKMRYDSLIFSLATCLLPVQGSLVPKPTSTYEKWAAFHKMHEKWNRERMEIYSQLPQEIYEVKDQIREYRLSHTKPSPDINHYDLRRINSKRFEILEPLQKRNIEGWLWMKTKVGAPRRVVWVKRWCFIYNGIFGIHLLSPDKTAVEETDRFGVLLLSAMHHPEEARKYCFRMTISSPLTSSPQEEYSNNSGTLIFQATSYKELTAWIGALHETKEHVISQGKTSAAYTRAARRYPPLFTEFACKSKTEKDKFLTTEISPVRSLVELASRPNEDQQISQLDNFGTRAPIFTSLTKLSVIASAYTIPDDVPSAITANFSGTIHWNEWCISSRGTADLKGPSTDDSREVLNTWEPLYCPENFPADLKTDSSILRMLFMDSKTQPSVGDLVLESITCVWQANNRQKFWGTVYVTSDCLYFYMNMVGFVCLFRKALSQVISIEPDIDLSNNKNSEGIIRIYCMDGAPLKLMVFFTSAEVVAQKLQHLIDNLASQTPVGISKVIESLNIIDERLTHEEHARVNTQTPNITSRPECDLFHYLSTDVRKSVIRKNEIYKEPGVFVFRHEFCIRPKGLMHLLFGDHSNLFSSFFLLARGSDDTRIQSPWMFESANGNEKTLVRTISFNLNLQRGYVSSPANGSNSHQHQAYFTVTHRIVKMIDEIYYEVDQESAILDISFTKPFKVHVKYLITSSNLPGNSPNNSSHPDVSTMSIHYKVEFLNRNTMQPTDKLDFRDQIINRIASYFCYQEASLIESTVNNCLKRFGKHGKFMKALRFGGRIGVSACLPNKISDDVLVSKIRLAKTTICKLALKWVLWDIFNCFRSILHAAFKLVYDTLTTVASLNRLVLFILMLSILGNFYLMGKTATSYWSARKAASIIHKYTSVNDHLMRRAISINDLDILTNQLATDNPAPLAKFLDIAERSDPGLQARRQNLAIRRNNLLVELNIVKMVEQELIRGGYRKFLLEESRVCSEYARGAGDSWSNHPRLQEYCNSVVSELDNIS, from the coding sequence ATGGAGAAGGATGGCGGCACGCCTCCCCCAAGGGGGGAGATCAAGCTTCTTAAACTGATTCCGGTGCTCCTTAAAGAAGCTTCACTTGATTCGCCGAGTTTCAGAGCAACCGTGAATTACTTCGATCTGCAGCTAGAACGGACAGAAAAATGGATTAGAACTACGTCAGAAATCACGAAAGGTAGATACCACAACTCTTTGGACGAATTCAAGCAAGTCAGTTTATCGCTCATTGACTTCATTCTACCTGAAGATACCTACCTCAACCATGGGACAGTCGAAGAGCAGATATACACGCCAAAGTTAGTCTCCAAGTGCCGCGACGGCATTCGGGATATGTTCCATGGCGTGCTGGAAGTCATACAGGGCAATCCAGAGTTATATCTTTCCATATTACTCGATGTTGTAAAATCAGTAATTGATCCGTATAAGGACGCGTGGAAGAACTTCGAATATTATCAGTCCAAATATGATGGAATGCTGGCTAAATACCAAGGGCTGCAGTGGACTGAATCAACTCCACATCGTATAAGAGATGAAGCTTTGCTCCTATACGATTACTACGACGGGTATTTGGACGCCGCATTGCAGTTAGTACTAGTTATCTCAGACGTAAAAATGAGATATGATTCCTTAATATTCTCCCTCGCAACATGCCTCCTCCCTGTTCAGGGATCGTTAGTACCCAAGCCTACTTCAACGTACGAGAAGTGGGCTGCATTCCACAAAATGCACGAAAAATGGAACAGAGAACGCATGGAGATATATTCACAGCTCCCACAAGAAATATATGAAGTGAAGGACCAGATACGTGAATACAGGCTGTCACATACGAAACCCTCTCCCGATATCAATCACTATGATCTAAGACGTATAAACTCAAAAAGATTCGAAATCCTGGAACCCCTACAAAAGCGTAATATCGAGGGATGGTTATGGATGAAAACTAAAGTTGGTGCTCCAAGACGCGTAGTATGGGTGAAAAGATGGTGCTTTATATACAATGGAATATTTGGTATCCACCTCCTATCACCTGATAAAACTGCAGTCGAAGAAACGGACAGATTTGGAGTATTATTACTCAGTGCCATGCACCATCCAGAAGAGGCACGTAAATACTGCTTTCGAATGACTATCTCTTCTCCATTAACTTCTTCACCTCAGGAAGAATATTCTAATAATTCTGGTACTTTAATTTTCCAAGCAACCAGTTATAAAGAGTTAACGGCATGGATTGGAGCCCTACATGAAACTAAAGAACATGTTATTTCACAAGGGAAAACCTCAGCAGCTTACACAAGAGCTGCTCGTCGATACCCCCCTTTGTTCACTGAGTTTGCTTGTAAGTCGAAAACTGAGAAGGATAAATTTCTAACCACTGAAATAAGCCCCGTTAGATCACTAGTGGAACTGGCCAGTAGGCCTAATGAAGATCAACAAATCTCACAATTGGACAATTTTGGAACGCGCGCACCGATTTTTACCTCTCTTACAAAGCTTTCAGTTATTGCAAGTGCTTACACGATTCCGGATGATGTTCCAAGTGCCATTACTGCTAATTTTTCGGGTACGATACACTGGAATGAATGGTGTATATCTTCAAGGGGAACAGCCGATTTAAAGGGGCCAAGTACTGACGACAGTCGAGAAGTTCTAAATACTTGGGAACCATTATATTGCCCTGAAAATTTCCCCGCTGACTTGAAGACCGATTCCTCCATTCTTCGAATGCTATTCATGGACAGTAAGACCCAGCCTAGTGTGGGAGATCTTGTTTTAGAATCAATCACATGCGTATGGCAGGCTAACAATAGGCAAAAATTTTGGGGGACTGTATATGTCACATCTGATTGCCTATATTTTTATATGAACATGGTTGGCTTTGTCTGCCTATTTAGAAAAGCTCTTAGCCAAGTTATTTCCATTGAGCCCGACATCGATTTGTCTAACAACAAAAATTCCGAGGGAATCATAAGGATATATTGCATGGATGGGGCACCATTGAAATTGATGGTATTTTTCACTTCCGCGGAAGTAGTTGCTCAGAAACTACAACATCTAATAGATAATTTAGCCTCACAAACCCCTGTTGGAATTTCAAAAGTCATTGAATCACTAAACATTATAGATGAAAGACTAACGCACGAAGAGCACGCAAGAGTTAATACACAAACACCAAATATAACCTCAAGGCCAGAATGCGATTTATTTCACTATTTATCTACAGATGTCAGAAAATCAGTGATCAGAAAGAATGAAATTTACAAAGAACCAGGTGTTTTTGTCTTTCGTCATGAATTCTGCATAAGACCTAAAGGTCTCATGCATCTACTGTTTGGCGATCATTCTAATCTATTCTCTTCTTTTTTTTTACTCGCTAGGGGAAGTGACGATACTCGCATTCAGTCGCCTTGGATGTTTGAATCCGCTAATGGGAACGAGAAGACGCTAGTGCGTACTATCTCATTTAATTTAAATCTCCAAAGAGGTTACGTCTCTTCGCCGGCGAATGGGAGCAATTCGCACCAGCATCAAGCGTATTTCACAGTGACACACAGAATTGTAAAAATGATTGATGAAATATATTACGAAGTTGATCAGGAGTCCGCGATACTAGATATATCATTTACCAAGCCATTCAAAGTACACGTAAAGTATCTCATAACTAGTTCAAATTTACCCGGGAATAGTCCTAACAATTCGTCCCACCCAGATGTCTCAACCATGTCTATCCATTATAAAGTTGAATTTTTGAACAGAAATACAATGCAACCGACAGATAAACTAGATTTTCGAGACCAGATCATTAACAGGATCGCATCATATTTCTGTTACCAGGAGGCATCGCTAATCGAAAGCACTGTCAACAACTGCTTGAAGAGGTTTGGTAAGCATGGGAAATTTATGAAAGCGCTACGATTTGGAGGGAGAATCGGTGTCTCTGCCTGCCTGCCAAACAAGATATCGGACGATGTTTTGGTTAGCAAGATTAGATTGGCCAAGACAACCATTTGCAAACTAGCATTGAAATGGGTATTATGGGATATCTTCAATTGTTTCCGTTCTATTCTGCACGCTGCATTCAAACTGGTATACGACACACTTACGACTGTCGCTTCCCTTAACCGTTTAGTCCTCTTCATTTTGATGTTATCAATCCTAGGTAACTTTTACTTGATGGGTAAGACCGCTACATCCTATTGGTCTGCAAGAAAAGCAGCATCCATCATCCACAAATACACTTCGGTAAACGATCATCTCATGCGTCGTGCAATATCAATAAATGATCTAGACATACTAACTAATCAGTTGGCCACAGATAATCCTGCGCCGCTTGCCAAGTTCCTGGACATTGCTGAGCGATCTGATCCAGGGTTACAGGCTAGACGTCAAAACCTTGCAATAAGACGCAACAACTTGTTGGTTGAATTAAATATCGTCAAAATGGTTGAGCAAGAACTAATCCGCGGAGGCTACAGGAAATTCTTACTTGAGGAGTCGCGCGTGTGTAGCGAGTACGCTAGAGGTGCCGGCGACTCTTGGAGTAACCACCCAAGACTACAAGAATACTGCAACAGTGTAGTCAGTGAATTAGACAACATTAGTTAG